ATCAGTAATAGGCCAAACTCCTCCCGAAGGTACTGCCACAGGTTGCTTATGGCAAGAGAGCTTCGGATAAGCTGCAATGGCACTGGTTACGTGAGCAGGCATTTCTATTTCAGGCATCACTTCAATTCCTCGCTTATGGGCATAAGCCACAATTTGGCGAATATCTTCTTGAGTATAAAATCCTCCGTAGGTGCCTTGCTCAGAGGGATTGTTTTTTGAACGTGCATCCCAATGCTTATCTTCTTGATCAACGCGCCAAGCTCCTATTTCAGTGAGTTTCGGATATTTTTTTATTTCAAGGCGCCACCCTTGGTCATCCACCAAATGTAGGTGCAATACATTTAACTTAAGCATCGCCATTACATCAATGGTTTTTAAAATATAGGCTTTATCAAAAAAGTGCCGAGCCACATCAAGCATCAATCCTCTCCATAAAAAACGAGGTTGGTCAGTTATCTTCAAGGTAGGAACTCGCCAAGCGGTTTGTTGTTTTTGCTCACTTTCAATATTTTGAGGTAGTAAAAGCCTTAAAGTTTGTATGGCGTGTACATAACCACGATAATCATTGGATTGAATTTCTATTCGTTTTTCAGAGATTTCCAAGGTATAGGCTTCTGCTTGATGGTTTGAATTTTGGGTAAAAACAACCACATTTTCAGTAGAATTATTTGCCGTAGCACTTCTTTGCAGTTGCCAACCTGCTGCCTTTTGAAATTTTTCATTGAGTAATGATATTGCCTTCTGCTGATTTTCATCATTAGCTACAAATTTGGTATTGGCATCAAATTCAAAAAAAGTACTACCCAACTCAATATTGGCAACTTGCGGTATTATCGAAACATTTGTATCTGCAGAAATGATTTCTTTTTCAACAGATGTACAACTCTGCAAAGCCCATAATAAAGATAAAAAAATAATCCCTACTTTCATTGTTTATACGCATTTATAAATTTCACGTTGCTAATTTACGAAAATCGTGGTTTTACTTCACATTTTTATAGCACAAAAAAAAGCTGCCTTTTCAGACAGCCTTTAAAAAATTTATTCTTCAACAATATTCGTGAAATATTCCTTCCAATCGGAAGCCTCATACGCGGCTTTGGTCCCTGTTGGAACTTTTAAAACAGCATCAGGAATTTTTCTGAAAGTAGATGTTTTATTACCAAGTGTTGGAGGTGTTGTTGCTTCTACCTTTACAGATTTTAATCCAGTACAAAATTTAAACGCATCGGCTTTAATTTCCCTTATTTTATTTCCAAAAGTTACAGAAGTGAGTGTTCTGATGAAATAAAAAGCATTTTCTTGAACTACTTCTACACTTTTCATTGTTACACTTACAAGAACCGCATTTCTGGAAAATAAATCTTGCTTAATTTCCTTCACATTTTCAGGAATTACCAAATTAGCAACAATAGCTGAAGGCTCAACTGCCGTTAAAACCCCGTTAGCATCTACCGTGAAAGAAGATTTTACCACTACCGAAATTATTTTAGTTTCATCTTTCAGAATATCTTTTACCGTGATTTGGGTTGAGCCACTTCCCACAGCAGCAATAGTAAGCACACCATTACTTTCTGTAGCAGTTGCTATTGAAGAATTAGCCAAACTAACTTCATATTTACCATTGCCTTTGATGTTTATGGTTGTACTTGTTCCTGCTGAAAGTTCCAACACAGTGCGAGGGATAGAAAATTCACTCAAATTCACAGTAACTTTAAATGTTGTAACTTGCTGTGTTTGTTTATCTTTCACTGTAACAGTAGTTTCCCCTGGTTTTAAACCTGTTACCTTTAGATGATGTCCTTGTGTGGCATCATACCATTGGTGTTCAGTGTTTGCCACATCAGTAGGAGTAGCCGTAATTTCAAATTCGTAATTGCCATTTGCATTATCTCCTCCAAGAATATTTATAATTTCAAAATCTCCGTTAGTTACCGTCAATTCAGATTTTTCCATTTTCAGGTCATTCACTACCTTTACAGTGATGGAATTCTTTTTATTTGTTTTTTTGTCAACCACAACAACTTGGGTTGTTCCTACATTTTTTGCCGTAATTTTAACTTCATTGCTTACAATTTCGGCAGTGGCTATGTTTGCATCTTCTGAAGTCACCTCGTAATTTCCTGAACCTGAGGAAATCTGTACAATGTCAGATTTTCCTGCTATGATACTTATTTCCGTAGCTGATAGTAAAAAGTCAGAAACTGTTACTTTAATTGTAATACTTTTCTGCTTACTATCCGTTATGGTCAGAGTAACTTCCCCAGCACTTTTACCTTCCACAGCTATTTGTTTTTCACCTTTTATAGATACAACAGCTTTATTTTCGTCCGAAGATTTTACTTTATAGCCACCATTTCCGTCGGTAATGTCAATTACTTGAGTCTCTCCGACCAAAACATTTACAGCATCTTTACCTATTTTGATTTCTTTCGCAGGAACTTCCACTTGTTTATTGTCGTCCTTATCACAAGAGACTATGGCTACTAATCCGAAACAGAGTAGCCCTAAAATCAAACCTATTTTTTTCATTTTATTTAATTTATAATTATTGAGCACTTATTTTACTTTCATACTCACTCCAACTTTCAACTTGTTGATATTCATTCAAACTTGCTGACGGCACATAAATATGCTTAAAAGCAGTCAATTCATCATCGTACAACGAACCTTCTAATGTAGGAGGCGTTACAGGTTTCATCGTAATAGAAACCAAACTCTCACAACCTGAGAAAATATTTTCTCCCATTTCAGTTACTTTGCTTGGAATGGTTATAGTAGTCAATTTCGAACAATCACGGAAAGCTTCACCACCTATATTTTTTACCTCCTCTCCCATAGTTACCGAAGTCAGATTGCTACAATCCCAGAAAAGAGTGGTTGATAATGTAGTGACCTTATTTGGAATTGTGATACTTGTCAAGGCTTTACAATCTGAAAAAGCAGATATTCCTATCTCTTCAAGGGTTTCAGGAAGTTCAATAGAAGCCAATTTTCCGCATCCATTAAAAGCGGTATCTCCTATATGAGTTAATTGATTTGATAATGTAATGGTAGTCAACTCTCTACAATCTGAAAATGCATCTGATTTCAATTGTTTTACTCCGTCAGGAATAACTACATTGTTAAGTTTATGACAGGATTTGAAAGCTGATTCTCCAATTTCTGTTAGTGTTTGAGGTAACGTTATGGTTGTTAATGCTTTGCAACTATAAAAAGCACTGCCCTCTATGGTAGTTACCCCTTCTGGAATTACTAACGATGTTAATGGAGAATTTTCAAAGGCACGTTCTTTTATAGTTTTCAATCCTTTGGGTAGCGTAATACTTGTCAATTTTGAATCCAAAAAAGCTCTTGCTGCGATGGAAGTTACCTTGCTTAGCACTGGGTCATTTTCCATATCAAGGGTTGTAAGCTCGTCATTAAGCCATTTTACCAAAGTTGTTTTATCGTTGCTTAAATTATAATAATTCTCAGGAATAGGCGTTTTTACGATTACCTTAACGTGTTGTGCCTTATTGGTTTTGGTATCAGTAACGGTTATTGTAGCTGTACCATCGGCAATAGCTGTGATGGTAATATTTGTTCCTGAAAGCTCGGCAGTTGCAATAGGTTCGTTATCAGAAGCTACGGAATAAATTCCACTTCCCGATAGTATTACAACTATTGCTTTTTCAGCTTTTTGAAGAGAAACTTCCACTTTATCCAAAACTAATGCGTTGATAGTAACACTGATAGAAACTTTCTTTCCTTTGCTATCAGTCACGGAAATAGTACTTTTCCCTGCTTTTTGTCCAGTAATGGTAATTACTCCCTCTTTTTCAGTAACCGCTACGTTATCATTATCCGATTTAAGTTGGTAACCTCCATTTCCTGAAACAATTTTTATGGTTTTGCTCTCTCCCTCTAAAATGATTAGAGCGTTATTCTCCACTTTGATTTCGTGAATAATAGGTGGTTCTACTTTGTTGTCATCTTTTCCGCAAGAAACAAACATTACTGATGCCATAAGCATTAGCCCTAAAAAAACTTTTATTTTTCTCATTGATTAATGGTTTTAACTAATTTAGCAGGGCAAATATATCTATTTAAACTGAATAAAAATAATATTTAACATAATAATTCTAAAAAAATATTTTTAACACTCTATAAATCAGATAAAAATCATTGACAGAATTTACATTTTGATAATGCTTTCATAAAATATTGTATGATTACAAAGATTGAATATAATTCAAAAAGTACGATATACTACAAAAAACTTTTGTCAAGCTAAATAAAGTCGAACCTTTCGCCCTTGTTGAAAAATAGGGGTATTTTGTAAAAAAAGGCGATAGCAATTCGCCCTTACAAGATTGGTTTTATTTTTAGGTGAATAACTTTTTAGCTTTTTTAGTTTTTTGATAAAAGAAAGAGACATATTTTATTATGTCTCTTCTTTATATTTATTTAGTAATAGGTAATTTCAACAGTACTTTCTTGAACTACTTTATTATTTTCTTTATGAACTCTCTTTATTTTTATAGGATATCTCTTATCGTTATATTGATAGGTATAATCAACACTTTCCATCTCAGTGCGTTTGGGGTCTGTTAGTTTTTCTTTGATTCGTTTTTCAGAAATTATATTATTTTTTGCTGATATTGGGTCAATAAAAAGGGTTGGACTACTTGGTATATCCAGTTGATAGTATAAATGATTGTTTTTGTCATCATATTGATACTCAATAGTCTTTTTTGAACTCTCATCAACTCTCACAGTTTTTATTATTCTTTTTTGTGTATCAAGCGTGTGTGTATTGGTGCGTACTTTTGCATATTCTATTCCGTTAGTAACTATGGAAAAATGCTCAATTTCTTGTATTTCTGTAGCCGAAGGATATACAAATTTGGTTACTTGTGGAAATTTTAAATCAGAATCTTTTCGATTGTATTGAATTTCAGTTAATCTATCATTCGTGTACTTATATGTTACGGTTTTGGATTCTTGAGCATTATCATTCTCTTCAATTTCTTCAACCAATTTTCCACCAGCATAATTGTAAGTTGTTTTGTTTTCTATTTTGTTTTTTTTAGTATCTAAATGTGTAAGAGTTTTTAGCAGATTATTCTCGTAGGTCATAGTATTTTCGTAACCATCTACTTTTTCATTGTCTTCAAACATAGTAAAAACCTCAGCCAAAAGTTTTCCATTTTCCATTTTAGCTTCTATAACTTCGACAATTGATACTTCGGCACCAGAGTCGTTATTACTTTTGAAAGAGGTTGTTACTTTTTTAGGAAATAGAATCTCCTGTGTGTTGGGTTGTTCATTTATGTTATTGTTATCCTTTGAACAACTAATAATTAGCACAGCAATTAGTGCTGAAAAAATAATTCGTTTCATATATTTGCAGTTTTTTATTATAGCGATGCAAACATAATGAATAAAGCTCTAAATATTGAACTACTGAAAGGTTAAATAATCGTTATTTTTACTTATATGTTGCTTCATTTTGTATTCCCAGCACTTGATTTTCTTTTCCAAAGGATTAAAATACTTTTAACTCTTTGTGTGAGGTCGGTTTAGGTCATAAAGTTAAGTGAAAACATTGATATTCGGATACGTAGTAGCAAAAGATTTTTCGCCCTTTTTGATGAATATGTTTACTTCATAAAAAAGACGATACGTAATTGCTTTACCAATTCGTATCGTCCTATTTTATTTTGTGTTATATGAAAGGGCAAAAGATTTTTCGCCCTTATGTTATACTAATTTCACCAATAAATTATCGCCTTGTTTCTCAACCGAAGCTACCTTTTTGCTGGTCAGACCTTTGATGGTTTTATCCCATTTTTTATTGGATAATCCCGATTGGGCTTTTAACTCTTCCAACGGAAGTGTTTCGGCTTTTTGGAGAATTTCAAACACCATTTTTTCATCTTCGTTTAACTCTACTGTCTGTGTGGCTTTCGCCTCAGGCTTCATTTGTGGAAAGAAAAGTACTTCTTGTATACTTTCGTTATTGGTCAGGAACATTATGAGTCTGTCCATTCCGATTCCTAAGCCTGATGTTGGAGGCATACCAAATTCCAATGCTCGTAAAAAGTCTTGGTCGATGAACATCGCCTCGTCATCGCCTCGCTCGGAAAGTGCCATCTGTGCCTCGAAACGTTCGCGTTGGTCGATAGGGTCATTTAACTCGGAATACGCATTGGCGATTTCTTTTCCGCAGACCATCAGCTCGAAACGCTCGGTCAGATTGGGGTCGTTGCGATGTTCTTTGGTCAGTGGCGACATCTCTTTCGGATAATCCGTGATAAATGTAGGTTGAATGAAATTTCCTTCGCATTTCTCACCGAAAATCTCGTCTATTAGTTTGCCTTTGCCCATTGTGTCATCAACCTCAATCCCGATAGATTTAGCAAAATCGAACAATTCTTTTTCGGTTTTCCCTGTGATGTCAAACCCTGTGAATTTTTGAATGGCTTCGGTCATCGTAACTCGCGGATACGGAGCTTTGAAATCAATTTCGTGTTTGCCGAAAGTAGCTTTGGTTGAGCCATTTACAGCAATAGCACAATGCTCCAACAATTGTTCGGTAAACTCCATCATCCAATGGTAGTCCTTGTACGCCACATAAATTTCCATTGCGGTAAATTCGGGGTTGTGAGTTCTGTCCATT
This genomic window from Capnocytophaga canimorsus contains:
- a CDS encoding leucine-rich repeat protein, which encodes MKKIGLILGLLCFGLVAIVSCDKDDNKQVEVPAKEIKIGKDAVNVLVGETQVIDITDGNGGYKVKSSDENKAVVSIKGEKQIAVEGKSAGEVTLTITDSKQKSITIKVTVSDFLLSATEISIIAGKSDIVQISSGSGNYEVTSEDANIATAEIVSNEVKITAKNVGTTQVVVVDKKTNKKNSITVKVVNDLKMEKSELTVTNGDFEIINILGGDNANGNYEFEITATPTDVANTEHQWYDATQGHHLKVTGLKPGETTVTVKDKQTQQVTTFKVTVNLSEFSIPRTVLELSAGTSTTINIKGNGKYEVSLANSSIATATESNGVLTIAAVGSGSTQITVKDILKDETKIISVVVKSSFTVDANGVLTAVEPSAIVANLVIPENVKEIKQDLFSRNAVLVSVTMKSVEVVQENAFYFIRTLTSVTFGNKIREIKADAFKFCTGLKSVKVEATTPPTLGNKTSTFRKIPDAVLKVPTGTKAAYEASDWKEYFTNIVEE
- a CDS encoding leucine-rich repeat domain-containing protein, which translates into the protein MRKIKVFLGLMLMASVMFVSCGKDDNKVEPPIIHEIKVENNALIILEGESKTIKIVSGNGGYQLKSDNDNVAVTEKEGVITITGQKAGKSTISVTDSKGKKVSISVTINALVLDKVEVSLQKAEKAIVVILSGSGIYSVASDNEPIATAELSGTNITITAIADGTATITVTDTKTNKAQHVKVIVKTPIPENYYNLSNDKTTLVKWLNDELTTLDMENDPVLSKVTSIAARAFLDSKLTSITLPKGLKTIKERAFENSPLTSLVIPEGVTTIEGSAFYSCKALTTITLPQTLTEIGESAFKSCHKLNNVVIPDGVKQLKSDAFSDCRELTTITLSNQLTHIGDTAFNGCGKLASIELPETLEEIGISAFSDCKALTSITIPNKVTTLSTTLFWDCSNLTSVTMGEEVKNIGGEAFRDCSKLTTITIPSKVTEMGENIFSGCESLVSITMKPVTPPTLEGSLYDDELTAFKHIYVPSASLNEYQQVESWSEYESKISAQ
- the lysS gene encoding lysine--tRNA ligase, giving the protein MQLSEQEIIRREKLDKLKELGINPYPAELYPVDTTSADVKSNFQEGKKVTLAGRLMSVRIQGKASFASLQDSQGRVQLYINRDEICPDEDKTLYNEVFKKLLDLGDFIGVEGELFLTQVGEKSVRVKNFKLLSKVLRPLPLPKTDADGNTFDAFTDPELRYRMRYVDLVVNPQVKEVFIKRTKLFNAMRQFFNERGYMEVETPVLQSIPGGAAARPFITHHNSLDIPLYMRIANELYLKRLIVGGFDGVYEFSKNFRNEGMDRTHNPEFTAMEIYVAYKDYHWMMEFTEQLLEHCAIAVNGSTKATFGKHEIDFKAPYPRVTMTEAIQKFTGFDITGKTEKELFDFAKSIGIEVDDTMGKGKLIDEIFGEKCEGNFIQPTFITDYPKEMSPLTKEHRNDPNLTERFELMVCGKEIANAYSELNDPIDQRERFEAQMALSERGDDEAMFIDQDFLRALEFGMPPTSGLGIGMDRLIMFLTNNESIQEVLFFPQMKPEAKATQTVELNEDEKMVFEILQKAETLPLEELKAQSGLSNKKWDKTIKGLTSKKVASVEKQGDNLLVKLV